In Streptomyces sp. 840.1, one DNA window encodes the following:
- a CDS encoding molybdopterin molybdotransferase MoeA — MTGRGGSTGRPPAAAKSPAGDAAADARSTKSAGSPRPAGSRGPAEPRGPAEPREPAEPREPAAPPQPPGPTKSSEPPKPADAEARRAAELAAEAEADEERAVAQALALVGRQPYRDPGPDSGRDSGPGRNQGRRSGRGPGPGRNQGRRSGRDQGGDQRYGSPSDSAPDSPLGSPPDPGPTPGRTRATQWGEARAVAARAGRGVPPRTGRVPLDHALGHVLAEPLAALTDLPSFDTSAMDGWAVAGPGPWKVRENEGVLAGHASPDPLPDGDAVRIATGARIPADATAVIRSEHALADEAKGLLYAQRQVSPGQDIRPRGQECRSGEQLLPVGTLVTPAVLGLAAAAGYDELFTRPRPRVDVLVLGDELLTAGLPHDGLIRDALGPMIGPWLHALGAEVSAPRRLGDDAEALRQALVVSEADLVITTGGTAAGPVDHVHPVLDDLGAELLVDGVAVRPGHPMLLARLRAGGPYLVGLPGNPLAAVSGLLTLAEPLLNGLAGRVVQDLYRVPVRDDVHGHPHDTRLVPVVHRTGDAGEFTRSGTATGLTPGPGRADGPGVGTGGGGDHVVPLHYNGPAMLRGIAAADGLAVVEPGGVRSGTEVEILDLPWAPAMPWAEGCFT, encoded by the coding sequence ATGACGGGGCGCGGCGGCAGTACCGGGCGCCCACCGGCTGCCGCGAAGAGCCCGGCCGGAGACGCCGCGGCCGACGCCCGGTCCACGAAGTCTGCCGGGTCCCCGCGCCCCGCCGGATCCCGCGGGCCGGCCGAACCCCGCGGGCCGGCCGAACCCCGCGAGCCCGCCGAACCCCGCGAGCCCGCCGCGCCCCCTCAGCCGCCAGGGCCCACGAAGTCGTCCGAACCCCCGAAGCCCGCTGACGCCGAAGCGCGTCGTGCGGCCGAGCTCGCGGCAGAGGCCGAGGCCGACGAGGAGCGTGCGGTCGCGCAGGCCCTCGCGCTGGTCGGCCGACAGCCGTACCGCGACCCGGGCCCTGACTCAGGCCGCGACTCAGGCCCAGGCCGTAACCAGGGTCGCCGCTCAGGCCGCGGCCCAGGCCCAGGCCGTAACCAGGGTCGCCGCTCAGGCCGTGACCAGGGCGGCGATCAACGTTATGGCTCACCCTCCGACTCAGCCCCTGATTCACCCCTTGGCTCACCCCCTGACCCTGGCCCGACCCCCGGGCGCACCCGTGCGACGCAGTGGGGCGAGGCGCGTGCCGTCGCGGCCCGTGCCGGGCGCGGGGTTCCTCCCCGTACCGGACGCGTCCCCCTCGATCACGCGCTCGGCCACGTGCTGGCCGAACCGCTCGCCGCGCTCACCGATCTCCCGTCCTTCGACACCTCCGCCATGGACGGCTGGGCCGTCGCGGGCCCGGGACCGTGGAAAGTCCGGGAGAACGAAGGCGTCCTCGCGGGCCACGCCTCCCCCGACCCGCTCCCGGACGGTGACGCCGTACGGATCGCCACCGGCGCCCGTATCCCGGCGGACGCGACCGCCGTCATCCGCAGTGAGCACGCCCTGGCCGACGAGGCGAAGGGGCTGCTGTACGCGCAGCGGCAGGTGAGCCCCGGGCAGGACATCAGACCGCGCGGCCAGGAGTGCCGCTCCGGGGAGCAACTCCTGCCCGTCGGAACGCTGGTGACGCCCGCCGTCCTCGGGCTGGCGGCTGCCGCCGGGTACGACGAACTGTTCACCCGCCCCAGGCCGCGCGTCGATGTCCTCGTCCTGGGCGACGAACTGCTGACGGCCGGGTTGCCCCACGACGGACTGATCCGTGACGCACTCGGTCCGATGATCGGCCCCTGGCTGCACGCGCTGGGCGCCGAGGTCTCCGCGCCCCGCCGCCTCGGTGACGACGCGGAGGCCCTCAGGCAGGCCCTCGTCGTCTCCGAGGCCGATCTGGTCATCACCACCGGCGGCACCGCTGCGGGGCCGGTCGACCATGTGCACCCCGTGCTCGACGATCTGGGGGCCGAACTGCTCGTCGACGGTGTCGCCGTCCGCCCCGGTCACCCCATGCTGCTGGCCCGGCTCAGGGCCGGAGGCCCGTATCTCGTGGGGCTGCCCGGCAACCCGCTGGCCGCCGTGTCCGGGCTCCTCACCCTCGCCGAGCCCCTGCTCAACGGACTGGCGGGCCGGGTGGTGCAGGACCTCTACCGCGTCCCGGTCCGTGACGACGTGCACGGCCACCCGCACGACACCCGGCTGGTTCCGGTGGTCCACCGCACGGGCGACGCAGGCGAGTTCACCCGCAGCGGCACTGCCACCGGCCTCACACCAGGCCCCGGAAGGGCGGATGGCCCCGGAGTCGGAACCGGTGGTGGGGGAGATCACGTCGTACCCCTGCATTACAACGGTCCCGCCATGCTGCGCGGGATCGCCGCCGCGGACGGGCTGGCCGTCGTGGAGCCGGGCGGGGTACGGTCCGGCACCGAGGTGGAGATCCTCGATCTACCGTGGGCCCCGGCGATGCCGTGGGCTGAAGGGTGTTTCACGTGA
- a CDS encoding NAD(P)H-quinone oxidoreductase, producing MHAITIPEPGGPEALVWAEVPDPVPGEGEVLVDVVSSAVNRADVLQRQGFYNPPPGASPYPGLECAGRISALGPGVTGWSVGDEVCALLAGGGYAEKVAVPVGQLLPVPAGLDLVLAAALPEVTATVWSNVFMVAHLRPAETLLVHGGSSGIGTMAIQLAKAVGARVAVTAGGPEKLARCAELGADILIDYREQDFVEEIAAATAGAGADVILDIIGAKYLDRNVQALAVNGRLAIIGLQGGAKGELNLGALLTKRAAVTATSLRGRPLAEKAAIVAAVREHVWPLVADGVVQPVVDRTLPMQDAAEGHRVMESSTHIGKVLLRSPAAA from the coding sequence ATGCATGCGATCACGATCCCCGAACCCGGTGGCCCCGAGGCGCTCGTGTGGGCCGAGGTGCCCGATCCCGTACCCGGTGAGGGCGAGGTCCTCGTCGACGTCGTCTCCAGCGCGGTCAACCGTGCGGATGTGCTCCAGCGGCAGGGGTTCTACAACCCGCCGCCCGGCGCCTCGCCCTACCCGGGGCTGGAGTGCGCGGGCCGGATCTCCGCCCTCGGCCCCGGCGTCACCGGCTGGTCGGTCGGCGACGAGGTGTGCGCGCTGCTGGCGGGCGGCGGTTACGCCGAGAAGGTCGCCGTCCCCGTCGGGCAGCTGCTCCCCGTACCGGCGGGACTGGACCTCGTCCTCGCCGCGGCGCTGCCCGAGGTGACCGCGACCGTGTGGTCCAACGTGTTCATGGTGGCGCACCTGCGCCCCGCCGAGACGCTGCTCGTGCACGGCGGGTCCAGCGGCATCGGCACGATGGCGATCCAGCTGGCCAAGGCGGTCGGGGCCCGGGTCGCGGTGACCGCGGGCGGGCCCGAGAAGCTGGCGCGCTGCGCCGAGCTCGGGGCCGACATCCTGATCGACTACCGGGAGCAGGACTTCGTCGAGGAGATCGCCGCGGCGACGGCCGGGGCGGGCGCCGACGTCATCCTCGACATCATCGGCGCGAAGTACCTGGACCGGAACGTCCAGGCGCTCGCCGTGAACGGCCGGCTCGCGATCATCGGTCTCCAGGGCGGGGCCAAGGGCGAGCTGAACCTGGGCGCCCTGCTGACCAAGCGGGCCGCCGTCACCGCGACCTCGCTGCGCGGGCGCCCGCTCGCGGAGAAGGCCGCGATCGTCGCGGCCGTACGCGAGCACGTCTGGCCGCTCGTGGCCGACGGCGTCGTACAGCCGGTGGTGGACCGTACGCTGCCGATGCAGGACGCGGCCGAAGGGCACCGGGTGATGGAGTCCAGCACGCACATCGGCAAGGTGCTCCTCCGCTCGCCCGCAGCCGCCTGA
- a CDS encoding FtsX-like permease family protein: protein MSVFTGWRAALRIARRDAMRAKGRSALVVAMIAIPVLGVTALDVTYRSVEPTAAEKLTAQVGSADALFRDPEAGPLDQSVGGDDYNPLSEDPPAPEDAPALDLRTAFPKGARGISIQSVPAHVTTGYGVADVDVFELRTSDEMARGKLDLVDGAFPKKSGEMVATEPFLKSAGLHIGSHITVHGPERKYTVTGTVEEPDNLSLKALYADPGAVIAPWKAVAARDKKVLPPNAGALTWLVKADGGKGVSWSDVMAANKKGALVVSRQVVLDPPPDSEVPLLKKRGTSQMPETSDELSAALITIVAMAVLEIVLLAGPAFAVGARRSRRQLGLLGTCGGDRRHVRAVVLCGGLVLGGAGAVVGVVAGLALTAAFRPLLEEQAGHRFGSLALEPKELLAIAVIGMITGVLAALAPAIVAGRQSVLESLTGHRGVRRSSRVLPSVGAGALVIGVGIAIVGGTTGNSTAVAAGSVVAELGLLCCIPVIVGVLGRLGRALPLSPRMALRDAARNRGRTAPAVAAVMAAVAGSVAIATFVSSKDAEGEYDYTPMFSATSVALYASGEGGSTPAEQLVPAQAAVERNMHTTSAPARISRVWAGSDCDTYYEDENSCGALELLKPTGKGHTCPLNTTGAKELALRMSDEEHRSTMHSPECVDERYTIDTFNGGGSNVVVGGPALLRTYVKLDDPAAAKALEAGTPVLLNRAYAKDGEVTLKAVHRYSDKDKKNRALHPGPARTRTDRLKVYTADAKYAGTPGIRMIMPEKTAHRLGLHTTLYGSIYSVSRPPTDAETQRTDAAIQQAGGTVYVRSGSEAGDRENIMLLVLTLFAGVVTVGAAAITTGLSKADAEADLTTLSAVGAPPGVRRTLSGFQCLVVALTGVLLGTAAGLVPAVALRLIDLRNALKEMRLDPMESAYTPIVLPWATIGLLAVVVPLLAGLLAAVFTRSRLTLSRRAG from the coding sequence GTGAGCGTCTTCACGGGGTGGCGCGCCGCCCTCCGGATCGCCAGGCGCGACGCCATGCGCGCCAAGGGCCGCAGCGCGCTGGTGGTCGCGATGATCGCCATACCGGTGCTCGGCGTCACCGCGCTCGACGTGACGTACCGCAGTGTGGAGCCCACGGCCGCCGAGAAGCTGACGGCGCAGGTCGGCTCGGCCGACGCGCTGTTCAGGGACCCGGAGGCCGGTCCGCTGGACCAGTCGGTCGGCGGGGACGACTACAACCCCCTCAGCGAGGACCCGCCGGCGCCCGAGGACGCACCCGCACTCGACCTGCGCACCGCGTTCCCGAAGGGGGCACGCGGCATCAGCATCCAGTCGGTGCCCGCTCACGTCACCACCGGGTACGGCGTCGCCGACGTCGACGTCTTCGAGCTCCGGACCTCGGACGAGATGGCGCGCGGCAAGCTCGACCTCGTCGACGGCGCGTTCCCGAAGAAGAGCGGCGAGATGGTCGCCACCGAGCCGTTCCTGAAGTCGGCCGGACTGCACATCGGCTCGCACATCACCGTCCACGGGCCGGAGCGGAAGTACACCGTCACGGGCACCGTCGAGGAACCCGACAACCTGTCGCTCAAGGCCCTGTACGCCGACCCGGGCGCGGTCATCGCGCCGTGGAAGGCCGTCGCCGCCCGTGACAAGAAGGTGCTGCCCCCGAACGCCGGCGCGCTGACCTGGCTGGTGAAGGCGGACGGCGGCAAGGGCGTCAGCTGGTCCGACGTGATGGCGGCCAACAAGAAGGGCGCCCTGGTCGTCTCCCGGCAGGTCGTCCTGGACCCGCCGCCGGACTCCGAGGTCCCGCTGCTCAAGAAGCGCGGCACCAGCCAGATGCCCGAGACCTCCGACGAGCTGAGCGCGGCCCTCATCACGATCGTCGCGATGGCGGTCCTGGAGATCGTCCTGCTCGCCGGACCGGCCTTCGCCGTCGGCGCGCGCCGCTCCCGCCGTCAGCTCGGCCTCCTCGGCACCTGCGGCGGGGACCGGCGCCACGTACGGGCCGTCGTCCTCTGCGGCGGTCTGGTGCTCGGCGGCGCCGGGGCCGTGGTGGGTGTGGTGGCCGGACTCGCACTCACCGCCGCGTTCCGGCCACTCCTGGAGGAGCAGGCCGGGCACCGCTTCGGCTCGCTCGCCCTGGAGCCGAAGGAACTGCTGGCCATCGCCGTGATCGGGATGATCACCGGGGTGCTCGCGGCGCTGGCCCCGGCGATCGTGGCGGGCCGCCAGTCCGTACTGGAGTCGCTCACCGGACACCGCGGGGTCCGGCGCAGCTCGCGGGTCCTGCCGAGCGTGGGCGCCGGCGCCCTGGTCATCGGCGTCGGGATCGCCATCGTGGGCGGCACCACCGGCAACTCGACGGCGGTCGCCGCCGGTTCGGTGGTCGCCGAGCTGGGGCTCCTGTGCTGCATCCCGGTAATCGTCGGGGTGCTCGGCCGGCTGGGCCGCGCACTGCCGCTCTCGCCCCGGATGGCGCTGCGCGACGCGGCCCGTAACCGCGGCAGGACCGCTCCGGCGGTCGCGGCGGTCATGGCCGCGGTGGCGGGCTCGGTGGCCATCGCCACGTTCGTGTCCAGCAAGGATGCCGAGGGGGAGTACGACTACACACCGATGTTCAGCGCGACGTCGGTCGCCCTGTACGCCTCGGGCGAGGGCGGCTCCACGCCCGCCGAGCAGCTCGTGCCGGCCCAGGCGGCGGTGGAGCGGAACATGCACACCACCAGCGCGCCGGCCCGGATCTCCCGGGTCTGGGCGGGCAGCGACTGCGACACCTACTACGAGGACGAGAACAGCTGCGGCGCGCTCGAACTCCTCAAGCCCACCGGCAAGGGACACACCTGCCCGCTCAACACCACGGGCGCCAAGGAGCTCGCCCTGCGGATGAGCGACGAGGAGCACCGCAGCACGATGCACTCCCCCGAGTGCGTGGACGAGCGCTACACCATCGACACGTTCAACGGCGGCGGCAGCAACGTCGTCGTGGGTGGCCCAGCGCTGCTCCGGACGTACGTGAAGCTCGACGACCCGGCCGCGGCCAAGGCGCTGGAAGCGGGCACCCCCGTGCTGCTCAACCGGGCGTACGCCAAGGACGGCGAGGTCACGCTCAAGGCGGTCCACCGGTACAGCGACAAGGACAAGAAGAACCGCGCCCTGCACCCCGGCCCGGCCAGGACGAGGACGGACCGGCTGAAGGTGTACACCGCCGACGCGAAGTACGCCGGGACGCCCGGGATCCGCATGATCATGCCGGAGAAGACGGCCCATCGGCTGGGCCTGCACACCACGCTGTACGGCAGCATCTACTCCGTCTCCCGGCCGCCGACGGACGCCGAGACGCAGCGGACCGACGCCGCGATCCAGCAGGCGGGCGGAACCGTCTACGTGCGGTCCGGATCCGAGGCCGGTGACCGCGAGAACATCATGCTGCTGGTGCTGACGCTGTTCGCCGGGGTGGTGACGGTGGGCGCGGCCGCGATCACGACCGGGCTGTCCAAGGCCGACGCGGAGGCCGACCTCACCACGCTCAGCGCGGTGGGCGCGCCCCCGGGCGTGCGGCGGACCCTCTCCGGGTTCCAGTGCCTGGTGGTGGCGCTCACCGGGGTGCTGCTCGGCACGGCCGCCGGGCTGGTGCCCGCGGTGGCGCTGCGCCTGATCGACCTGCGCAACGCGCTGAAGGAGATGCGGCTGGACCCGATGGAGTCCGCGTACACCCCGATCGTGTTGCCCTGGGCGACCATAGGGTTGCTCGCCGTGGTCGTCCCGCTGCTGGCCGGGCTGCTGGCGGCGGTGTTCACCCGGTCCCGGCTGACGCTGTCACGGCGCGCGGGATGA
- a CDS encoding bacterial proteasome activator family protein, protein MEMPRNERSQEHPQVLVVGQDGMAIGGGGTDDESREIPVTEMVEQPAKVMRIGSMIKQLLEEVRAAPLDEASRVRLKEIHASSVKELEDGLAPELVEELERLSLPFTEESVPSEAELRIAQAQLVGWLEGLFHGIQTALFAQQMAARAQLEQMRRALPPGTVHEEEEGGGDPHGAIRSGPYL, encoded by the coding sequence ATGGAGATGCCGAGGAATGAACGGTCGCAGGAGCACCCCCAAGTCCTCGTGGTGGGACAGGACGGAATGGCGATCGGCGGCGGTGGCACTGACGACGAGTCGCGCGAGATCCCGGTGACGGAGATGGTCGAACAGCCCGCGAAGGTCATGCGCATCGGCAGCATGATCAAGCAGCTCCTGGAAGAGGTCAGGGCGGCTCCTCTCGACGAGGCGAGCCGCGTGCGCCTCAAGGAGATCCACGCCAGCTCGGTGAAGGAGCTGGAGGACGGTCTCGCGCCGGAGCTGGTGGAGGAGCTGGAGCGGCTCTCGCTGCCGTTCACCGAGGAGTCGGTGCCCTCGGAGGCGGAACTCCGTATCGCGCAGGCCCAGCTGGTGGGCTGGCTGGAGGGCCTCTTCCACGGGATCCAGACAGCACTGTTCGCCCAGCAGATGGCGGCCCGCGCGCAGCTGGAGCAGATGCGCCGCGCCCTGCCCCCGGGCACTGTCCACGAGGAGGAGGAAGGCGGCGGGGACCCCCACGGAGCGATCCGCTCGGGCCCGTACCTGTAA
- a CDS encoding PadR family transcriptional regulator, translating into MSIRHGLLALLERGPRYGSQLRTEFESRTGSTWPLNVGQVYTTLSRLERDGLVVQDGEDDQGHSLYSISDGGRSELRSWFETPVDRSSPPRDELAIKLAMAVGAPGVDIRAVIQSQRHHTVKAMQDYTRLKAQALSDVPANRDEVAWLLVLEQLIFQAEAEARWLDHCEARLVRLAEAAATDPETSTPAPGPAARTTRPRARR; encoded by the coding sequence ATGTCGATCCGCCACGGGCTACTGGCCCTCCTGGAACGGGGGCCGCGCTACGGCTCCCAGCTCCGTACCGAATTCGAGTCCCGCACCGGCTCCACCTGGCCGCTGAACGTCGGGCAGGTGTACACGACGCTGAGCAGGCTGGAGCGTGACGGCCTGGTCGTGCAGGACGGCGAGGACGACCAGGGGCACTCCCTGTACTCGATCAGCGACGGGGGGCGCAGCGAGCTCCGCAGCTGGTTCGAGACCCCCGTCGACCGCAGCAGCCCGCCCCGCGACGAGCTGGCCATCAAGCTCGCCATGGCCGTGGGCGCGCCCGGCGTGGACATCAGGGCCGTCATCCAGTCGCAGCGCCATCACACCGTGAAGGCGATGCAGGACTACACGCGCCTGAAGGCCCAGGCCCTCAGCGACGTGCCCGCCAACCGCGACGAGGTCGCCTGGCTGCTCGTACTGGAACAGCTGATCTTCCAGGCCGAGGCGGAGGCCCGCTGGCTGGACCACTGCGAGGCCCGGCTGGTCCGGCTCGCCGAGGCCGCCGCCACGGACCCGGAGACCAGCACGCCCGCTCCCGGCCCCGCCGCCCGCACCACCCGGCCCCGCGCCCGCCGCTGA
- a CDS encoding TrkA family potassium uptake protein: protein MARRADEHVVPTRVMLPRRVVDGPARQVAKRLMMALMVLAATVLIVWVDRGGYHDAADGKVDLLDAVYYATVTLSTTGYGDITPYSDGARLTNVVLVTPLRVLFLIILVGTTLEVLTERTREDFRLKRWRTNLRDHTVVVGFGTKGRSAIQTLCATGLKKDQIVIVDPASKVIEVANAEGFTGVLGDATRSDVLLRAEVQKARQIIIATQRDDTAVLVALTARQLNRGAKIVAAVREEENAPLLRQSGADAVITSASAAGRLLGLSVLSPSAGTVMEDLIQQGSGLDLVERPVIKAEVGKNVRETDDLVVSVLRGHRLLGYDDPAASPLQLTDRLITIVRVTNDAPASHTPPTAPRP from the coding sequence ATGGCCAGGCGCGCCGACGAGCATGTCGTACCCACCCGGGTGATGCTCCCGCGCCGGGTCGTCGACGGACCGGCGCGACAGGTCGCCAAGCGGTTGATGATGGCTCTGATGGTGCTGGCCGCCACGGTGCTGATCGTCTGGGTCGACCGCGGCGGCTACCACGACGCGGCCGACGGCAAGGTCGACCTGCTGGACGCGGTCTACTACGCGACGGTCACCCTCTCGACCACCGGGTACGGCGACATCACCCCGTACAGCGACGGGGCCCGGCTCACCAATGTGGTGCTCGTGACACCGCTGCGCGTGCTCTTCCTCATCATCCTGGTCGGCACCACCCTTGAGGTCCTCACGGAGCGGACCCGGGAGGACTTCCGGCTGAAGCGTTGGAGAACCAACTTGCGTGACCACACCGTTGTCGTCGGCTTCGGCACGAAGGGCCGCTCGGCCATTCAGACCCTCTGCGCCACCGGCCTGAAGAAGGATCAGATCGTCATCGTCGACCCGGCGTCCAAGGTGATAGAGGTCGCCAACGCCGAGGGGTTCACCGGAGTGCTCGGTGATGCGACGCGCAGCGATGTGCTGCTGCGGGCCGAGGTGCAGAAGGCGCGACAGATCATCATTGCCACCCAGCGCGATGACACGGCGGTACTGGTCGCGCTGACCGCCCGCCAGCTCAACCGCGGTGCGAAGATCGTCGCCGCGGTGCGCGAGGAGGAGAACGCCCCGCTGCTGCGGCAGTCCGGTGCCGATGCCGTGATCACCAGCGCCAGCGCGGCCGGACGGCTGCTCGGCCTCTCCGTGCTCAGTCCCAGCGCCGGCACGGTGATGGAGGATCTGATCCAGCAGGGCAGTGGGCTCGATCTGGTCGAACGGCCGGTGATAAAGGCCGAGGTGGGCAAGAACGTCCGGGAGACCGACGATCTCGTCGTCAGTGTTCTGCGCGGTCACCGGCTGCTCGGTTACGACGATCCGGCGGCCAGTCCCCTCCAGCTGACGGACCGCCTGATCACCATCGTCCGGGTCACCAACGACGCGCCCGCGAGCCACACCCCGCCGACGGCCCCGCGCCCCTGA
- a CDS encoding ABC transporter ATP-binding protein yields the protein MSPHAPSPAAPPLSVDTPVLELRSLTRTHGTGIAEVHALRGINLSVHAGELVAVMGPSGSGKSTLLTIAGGLDAATSGQVVIEGQDISSLGRKGVAALRRRSVGYVFQDYNLIPALTAAENIALPRELDGVPVRKARKEARAALEEMKLLEIGDRFPDEMSGGQQQRVAIARALVGDRRLVLADEPTGALDSETGEAVLALLRNRCDQGAAGVMVTHEPRYAAWADRVVFLRDGSIVDQTLSVGADSLLAAGGKA from the coding sequence ATGTCACCGCACGCCCCGTCCCCAGCCGCTCCGCCCCTGTCGGTGGACACACCGGTGCTCGAACTCCGCTCGCTCACCCGTACCCACGGCACCGGCATCGCCGAGGTGCACGCCCTGCGCGGCATCAACCTGTCCGTGCACGCCGGCGAGCTCGTCGCCGTTATGGGCCCTTCCGGCTCGGGCAAGTCCACCCTGCTGACCATCGCCGGCGGCCTGGACGCCGCGACCTCGGGCCAGGTCGTCATCGAGGGCCAGGACATCTCCTCGCTCGGCCGTAAGGGCGTGGCCGCGCTGCGCCGCCGCAGCGTCGGCTACGTCTTCCAGGACTACAACCTGATCCCCGCGCTGACCGCCGCCGAGAACATCGCCCTGCCGCGTGAGCTCGACGGCGTCCCGGTGCGCAAGGCGCGCAAGGAGGCTCGCGCCGCGCTGGAGGAGATGAAGCTCCTGGAGATCGGCGACCGCTTCCCCGACGAGATGTCCGGCGGCCAGCAGCAGCGCGTCGCAATAGCCCGAGCGCTGGTGGGGGACCGGCGCCTGGTGCTCGCCGACGAACCGACCGGGGCGCTCGACTCCGAGACCGGCGAGGCCGTCCTCGCCCTGCTGCGCAACCGCTGCGACCAGGGCGCGGCCGGTGTGATGGTGACGCACGAACCGCGCTACGCGGCCTGGGCGGACCGGGTCGTCTTCCTGCGGGACGGCTCGATCGTCGACCAGACGCTGAGCGTCGGCGCGGACTCGCTGCTGGCCGCCGGGGGCAAGGCGTGA